A region of Thermobifida halotolerans DNA encodes the following proteins:
- a CDS encoding PH domain-containing protein, whose amino-acid sequence MAAPVLPEPKGSPVETAFAAPPGTEWCRVDPAFTRYRRLLAVLTAVPVAVLGGTGTGLWLHWSVGVAVAVIALLALAVAWVASERARTAWGYAEGDSDFYLTFGTVIRQLLVIPYGRMQVVDVTANLLEQALGIATVRVRTAASTADARVPGLRLADAAALRDRLAERGETFPTGL is encoded by the coding sequence ATGGCGGCCCCCGTCCTCCCGGAGCCGAAGGGTTCTCCGGTCGAGACGGCCTTCGCCGCGCCCCCGGGGACCGAGTGGTGCCGAGTGGATCCGGCGTTCACCCGGTACCGCAGGCTGCTGGCGGTGCTGACCGCGGTGCCGGTCGCCGTGCTGGGGGGAACCGGCACGGGACTGTGGCTGCACTGGTCCGTGGGCGTGGCCGTGGCGGTGATCGCGCTGCTCGCGCTGGCGGTCGCCTGGGTCGCCTCGGAGCGGGCGAGGACGGCCTGGGGGTACGCGGAAGGGGACAGCGACTTCTATCTGACGTTCGGGACGGTGATCCGGCAGTTGCTCGTGATTCCCTACGGCCGGATGCAGGTGGTGGACGTCACCGCCAACCTGCTGGAGCAGGCGCTGGGAATCGCCACGGTGCGGGTGCGTACCGCCGCGAGCACCGCCGACGCGCGCGTTCCGGGACTGCGGTTGGCGGACGCCGCCGCGCTGCGGGACCGCCTGGCGGAGCGCGGCGAGACCTTTCCCACGGGGCTGTGA
- a CDS encoding DUF3180 domain-containing protein — translation MSPPHDDRRDRLRPTGWRVPLLVTVVTGVVVFLVVRETYSSLLLLPWTAIPTLSLLALGELITAVHTRRRIRGEPGTEPVEPISAARLVALAKASILFGALALGGFGGFALALLDWLHSPHARSDALIAGGTALSGLLLIVAGAFLEYACRVPKDDQENGAEG, via the coding sequence GTGAGTCCGCCGCACGACGACCGCCGCGACCGGCTGCGTCCCACGGGGTGGCGGGTGCCGCTGCTGGTCACCGTCGTCACCGGTGTGGTGGTGTTCCTGGTGGTGCGCGAGACGTACTCCAGTCTGCTCCTGCTGCCGTGGACGGCCATTCCCACGCTGTCGCTGCTCGCGCTCGGTGAGTTGATCACCGCGGTGCACACGCGCCGCCGTATCCGGGGCGAGCCGGGAACCGAACCGGTCGAGCCGATCAGCGCGGCCCGGCTGGTGGCCTTGGCCAAGGCCAGCATCCTGTTCGGTGCGCTCGCCCTGGGCGGGTTCGGCGGGTTCGCCCTGGCGCTGCTGGACTGGCTGCACAGCCCGCACGCCCGTTCGGACGCCCTCATCGCGGGCGGCACCGCCCTGTCGGGTCTGCTGCTGATCGTCGCGGGGGCTTTTCTGGAGTACGCCTGCCGGGTGCCGAAGGACGACCAGGAGAACGGAGCCGAGGGGTGA
- the folK gene encoding 2-amino-4-hydroxy-6-hydroxymethyldihydropteridine diphosphokinase — translation MRADWNEASRVVLAFGSNLGDRLENLQGAVDALFDPRGLRLVGLSPVYETAPVGGPEQDDYLNAVAVADTLLSPETLLERAQGVEEAFHRLRDVRWGPRTLDVDIIAYGGQVRTAPELTLPHPRAHERAFVLRPWADIDPGAELPGRGAVRDLLAEVADQEVRRRDDLVLRVPE, via the coding sequence GTGAGAGCTGACTGGAACGAGGCCAGCAGGGTCGTGCTCGCCTTCGGCAGCAACCTGGGGGACCGGTTGGAGAACCTCCAGGGAGCGGTCGACGCCCTGTTCGACCCGCGCGGGCTGCGCCTGGTGGGGCTGTCCCCCGTGTACGAGACGGCTCCGGTGGGCGGACCGGAGCAGGACGACTACCTCAACGCGGTGGCCGTCGCCGACACCCTCCTCAGCCCGGAGACACTGCTGGAACGCGCGCAGGGAGTGGAGGAGGCGTTCCACCGGCTCCGCGACGTGCGGTGGGGACCCCGAACCCTGGACGTCGACATCATCGCCTACGGGGGGCAGGTCCGCACCGCCCCGGAGTTGACCCTCCCCCATCCGCGGGCGCACGAGCGCGCCTTCGTGCTGCGGCCGTGGGCCGACATCGACCCCGGCGCCGAACTCCCCGGCCGGGGAGCGGTACGGGACCTGCTGGCGGAAGTGGCCGACCAGGAGGTGCGGCGGCGCGACGACCTGGTGCTGCGGGTGCCCGAGTGA
- the folB gene encoding dihydroneopterin aldolase — MTETLESPDRIAVRGLRARGRHGVFDFERREGQEFVVDVVLGVDTRPAARSDDVSDTVDYGELSDRLVAVVEGEPVNLIETLAERLADVCLASPRVVEARVTVHKPNAPIRHPFDDVTVTISRRRA; from the coding sequence ATGACTGAGACGCTCGAATCGCCGGACCGGATCGCGGTACGCGGGTTACGCGCCAGGGGAAGACACGGGGTGTTCGACTTCGAACGGCGCGAGGGGCAGGAGTTCGTCGTGGACGTGGTGCTCGGGGTGGACACCCGTCCGGCCGCGCGCAGCGACGACGTCTCCGACACCGTCGACTACGGCGAACTCAGCGACCGCCTCGTGGCGGTTGTCGAAGGAGAGCCGGTGAACCTGATCGAGACGCTCGCCGAACGGCTCGCCGACGTCTGCCTGGCCTCGCCCCGGGTGGTCGAGGCGCGGGTGACGGTGCACAAGCCCAACGCCCCCATCCGGCACCCGTTCGACGACGTGACCGTCACCATCTCGCGGAGGCGCGCGTGA
- a CDS encoding nuclear transport factor 2 family protein, whose translation MRSRQEIQERVAAANAEFYQAIETGDIDLMGRVWAEEDQAPDLVCVNPGWPMLRGRSEIMRAWSLVMANVPYIQYVLTETHVGVSGDVAMVTCEENVLTAEDDNPGFVAGGQVVTTNLFIETDQGWRLWSHHASPVMLQEDGEGE comes from the coding sequence GTGAGGTCCCGGCAGGAGATCCAGGAGCGGGTGGCCGCCGCCAACGCGGAGTTCTACCAGGCCATCGAGACCGGTGACATCGACCTCATGGGCCGGGTGTGGGCGGAGGAGGACCAGGCGCCCGACCTGGTCTGCGTCAATCCCGGCTGGCCCATGCTGCGGGGGCGCTCCGAGATCATGCGGGCGTGGTCGCTGGTCATGGCGAACGTCCCCTACATCCAGTACGTGCTCACCGAGACCCACGTCGGGGTCAGCGGCGACGTGGCGATGGTCACCTGCGAGGAGAACGTGCTGACCGCCGAGGACGACAACCCCGGCTTCGTGGCGGGCGGCCAGGTGGTCACCACCAACCTGTTCATCGAGACCGACCAGGGGTGGCGGCTGTGGTCGCACCACGCGTCGCCGGTGATGCTCCAAGAAGACGGCGAGGGTGAATGA
- the folP gene encoding dihydropteroate synthase yields MGVVNVTPDSFSDGGQWFDSHRAIEHGLRMVEEGADIVDVGGESTQPGAQRVPADEELRRVLPVVTELARQGVAVSVDTMRAEVAAASVDAGAVLVNDVSGGLADPEMARLVAASGVSYVLMHWRGHSHDMQKRAVYTDVVQEVHDELSRRMAVVVDQGVDPGQIVIDPGLGFAKSPDRGHNWALLAHMDRLADLGRPVLIAGSRKRFLGRLLSDAEGSPRAFTDCDDATVAMTALAAFHGAWGVRVHDVRPNADAVRVARAWRTGGADLVHGRADAPRARGGQ; encoded by the coding sequence ATGGGTGTCGTCAACGTCACTCCGGACTCGTTCTCCGACGGCGGTCAATGGTTCGACTCCCACCGGGCGATCGAGCACGGGCTGCGGATGGTCGAGGAAGGCGCGGACATCGTCGACGTGGGCGGCGAATCCACCCAGCCGGGCGCGCAGCGGGTTCCCGCGGACGAGGAGCTGCGGCGGGTGCTGCCCGTCGTCACCGAACTGGCCCGCCAGGGGGTGGCCGTGAGCGTCGACACGATGCGGGCCGAGGTCGCCGCGGCATCCGTCGACGCGGGCGCGGTGCTGGTCAACGACGTCAGTGGCGGGCTGGCCGATCCCGAGATGGCCCGGCTGGTGGCGGCCAGTGGCGTCTCGTATGTGTTGATGCACTGGCGTGGGCATAGTCATGACATGCAGAAGCGTGCCGTGTACACCGACGTCGTCCAAGAGGTCCACGACGAACTGAGCCGACGCATGGCCGTGGTGGTCGACCAGGGGGTCGATCCCGGCCAGATCGTCATCGATCCCGGACTGGGGTTCGCCAAGAGTCCCGACCGGGGACACAACTGGGCGTTGCTGGCCCACATGGACCGCCTCGCGGACCTGGGGCGCCCGGTCCTGATCGCCGGGTCCCGCAAACGCTTCCTCGGGCGGCTGCTCAGCGACGCCGAGGGCAGTCCCCGCGCTTTCACCGACTGCGACGACGCCACCGTCGCCATGACCGCTCTGGCCGCGTTCCACGGCGCCTGGGGGGTCCGGGTGCACGACGTGCGCCCCAACGCCGACGCGGTCCGGGTCGCCCGGGCCTGGCGCACCGGAGGAGCCGACCTCGTCCACGGGCGTGCCGACGCCCCACGCGCTCGGGGCGGCCAGTGA
- the folE gene encoding GTP cyclohydrolase I FolE: protein MTEYEYQAGDIDTGLEPTGIDQPRIEKAVREILSAIGEDPDRDGLVETPARVARAFAEQFAGLHQRPEDVLTTVFEANHEEMVLVKDIELYSTCEHHLVPFYGAAHVGYIPNVNGQITGLSKLARLVDVYARRPQVQERLTSQVADALMEHLDPRGVIVVIEAEHLCMTMRGVRKPGAKTVTSAVRGAFRESDKTRAEAMGLIMGHR, encoded by the coding sequence GTGACCGAGTACGAGTACCAGGCCGGTGACATCGACACCGGCCTGGAGCCCACAGGCATCGACCAGCCACGCATCGAGAAGGCGGTCCGCGAGATCCTGTCGGCGATCGGCGAGGACCCGGACCGGGACGGTCTCGTGGAGACCCCCGCCCGGGTCGCCCGGGCCTTCGCCGAGCAGTTCGCGGGGCTGCACCAGCGCCCCGAGGACGTGCTGACCACGGTGTTCGAGGCCAACCACGAGGAGATGGTGCTGGTCAAGGACATCGAGCTGTACTCCACGTGCGAGCACCACCTCGTTCCCTTCTACGGGGCCGCGCACGTGGGCTACATCCCCAACGTCAACGGCCAGATCACCGGGCTGTCCAAGCTGGCCCGGCTGGTGGACGTCTACGCCCGCCGCCCCCAGGTGCAGGAGCGGCTGACCTCGCAGGTGGCCGACGCGCTGATGGAGCATCTCGATCCCCGCGGCGTCATCGTGGTCATCGAGGCCGAGCACCTGTGCATGACCATGCGCGGCGTGCGCAAGCCCGGAGCCAAGACGGTGACCTCCGCCGTGCGCGGCGCCTTCCGGGAGAGCGACAAGACCCGCGCCGAGGCGATGGGGCTCATCATGGGACACCGCTGA